From the genome of Sphingopyxis sp. DBS4:
TCCATTGCGACAATCCGCGCCATCACAGTGTCGCGCTTGCCGAATTTCCGGTGCCGAGCGGGCTTGTGCACATGATGGTCGAGGTGCCCGGCCTCGACGACGTCGGCCGCGCGCTCGATCGTGCGAAGGCGGCGAACGTCCATATATCGTCGAGCCTCGGCAAGCATATGAACGACAAGATGGTCAGCTTCTACATGCGCAGCCCCGGTGGCTTCGACATCGAATATGGCTTCGGCGGGATTCGGCCCGACTGGCAGAATTTCACCCCGACGATCAGCATCAGGGAAGATGAATGGGGTCATGAGTGGGATTTCGGCGGCTGACGCCGCGCCGGTCCTTCATCCCCCTTATCGGAGAGAATATCATGCCCAGCCACGAGGAAATGGTCCGCGCCGTCGAGCGCTATGTCGAGGCGTTCGCCAACAGCGATGCCGCCATGGCGGCCGAGCTCTATGCCGCCGACGCGACGGTCGAGGATCCGATCGGCACCCCGATCCATCGCGGCCGCGACGCGATCCATGCCTTCTACGCGATGTCGATGCAGGCGGGCGCCAAGCTTCGCCTCGATGGTCCGGTGCGCACCGGCGGCGACTATGCCGCCTTTGCCTTTACCGTGATCGTCGATTTCGGCGGGCCGAAAGAGATTGAGGTGATCGACACCTTCAAGTTCGACATCGAGGGCAAGGTGACCGAGATGCGCGCCTATTGGAGTCCTGCCAACATGCGCACGGTGGCGGGC
Proteins encoded in this window:
- a CDS encoding nuclear transport factor 2 family protein, producing MPSHEEMVRAVERYVEAFANSDAAMAAELYAADATVEDPIGTPIHRGRDAIHAFYAMSMQAGAKLRLDGPVRTGGDYAAFAFTVIVDFGGPKEIEVIDTFKFDIEGKVTEMRAYWSPANMRTVAG